One genomic window of Gossypium hirsutum isolate 1008001.06 chromosome D11, Gossypium_hirsutum_v2.1, whole genome shotgun sequence includes the following:
- the LOC107934555 gene encoding nuclear transcription factor Y subunit A-10 isoform X2 produces the protein MQTLHLKEYGGIGNHPMGQLASVPPSSLPTLPWCSVLGSHQSLHGGEAFGAQLKPFLMEHPSNGDQVLSSKQLNKGNTAQFTIFPGDCKNSGDEHNKPQAVTSLQSDPSENGARFELGFGQHMASAKYPYMDQLYGVFSTYGAQISGRVMLPLNMASEEGPIYVNAKQYKGIMRRRQSRAKAVLQNKLSKARKPYMHYSRHLHAMRRPRGCGGRFLNTRGSGSDKDDTATKKATQGLMSNRSCSSDSGTLNSSKGPTHSGSSEVTSIYSRRDLDHHFLIDHLGLSVHSISSMINNQRGGTITVATADNCCNLKV, from the exons ATGCAAACTCTGCATCTTAAAGAATATGGTGGGATTGGGAATCATCCAATGGGACAACTGGCCTCAGTTCCACCATCATCATTGCCAACACTGCCATGGTGTAGTGTTTTAGGATCTCATCAATCTCTACATGGAGGGGAGGCTTTTGGTGCTCAATTGAAGCCCTTTTTAATGGAACATCCCTCTAATGGTGACCAAGTTCTTTCATCCAAACAACTGAATAAAGGGAATACTGCTCAATTCACTATTTTCCCAG GTGATTGCAAAAATTCAGGGGATGAGCATAATAAACCTCAGGCAGTCACCTCTCTGCAATCAGATCCTTCAGAAAATGGTGCTCGCTTTGAACTGGGATTTGGTCAGCACATG GCATCTGCAAAATATCCTTACATGGATCAATTATATGGAGTTTTCTCAACTTATGGAGCTCAAATTTCG ggTCGTGTAATGCTGCCATTGAACATGGCATCCGAAGAGGGACCAATATATGTAAATGCTAAGCAATACAAGGGAATCATGAGGCGTCGGCAATCTCGTGCAAAGGCTGTGCTTCAGAATAAATTGTCTAAAGCTCGAAAG CCATATATGCACTACTCTCGCCACCTACACGCAATGCGCCGACCAAGGGGTTGTGGTGGCCGGTTCCTGAATACCCGAGGCTCAGGCTCCGACAAAGACGACACTGCAACAAAGAAAGCCACTCAAGGACTGATGTCGAACCGTTCCTGTTCATCCGATAGTGGAACCTTGAACTCATCCAAGGGACCAACACATTCAGGGTCCTCAGAGGTCACTAGTATTTACTCAAGGAGAGACCTTGATCACCACTTCCTAATCGATCATCTTGGATTATCGGTCCACTCTATCTCATCGATGATCAATAATCAACGTGGAGGCACGATTACAGTTGCAACGGCAGACAACTGTTGCAACCTAAAAGTTTGA
- the LOC107934555 gene encoding nuclear transcription factor Y subunit A-10 isoform X1, translating into MQTLHLKEYGGIGNHPMGQLASVPPSSLPTLPWCSVLGSHQSLHGGEAFGAQLKPFLMEHPSNGDQVLSSKQLNKGNTAQFTIFPGDCKNSGDEHNKPQAVTSLQSDPSENGARFELGFGQHMLQASAKYPYMDQLYGVFSTYGAQISGRVMLPLNMASEEGPIYVNAKQYKGIMRRRQSRAKAVLQNKLSKARKPYMHYSRHLHAMRRPRGCGGRFLNTRGSGSDKDDTATKKATQGLMSNRSCSSDSGTLNSSKGPTHSGSSEVTSIYSRRDLDHHFLIDHLGLSVHSISSMINNQRGGTITVATADNCCNLKV; encoded by the exons ATGCAAACTCTGCATCTTAAAGAATATGGTGGGATTGGGAATCATCCAATGGGACAACTGGCCTCAGTTCCACCATCATCATTGCCAACACTGCCATGGTGTAGTGTTTTAGGATCTCATCAATCTCTACATGGAGGGGAGGCTTTTGGTGCTCAATTGAAGCCCTTTTTAATGGAACATCCCTCTAATGGTGACCAAGTTCTTTCATCCAAACAACTGAATAAAGGGAATACTGCTCAATTCACTATTTTCCCAG GTGATTGCAAAAATTCAGGGGATGAGCATAATAAACCTCAGGCAGTCACCTCTCTGCAATCAGATCCTTCAGAAAATGGTGCTCGCTTTGAACTGGGATTTGGTCAGCACATG TTGCAGGCATCTGCAAAATATCCTTACATGGATCAATTATATGGAGTTTTCTCAACTTATGGAGCTCAAATTTCG ggTCGTGTAATGCTGCCATTGAACATGGCATCCGAAGAGGGACCAATATATGTAAATGCTAAGCAATACAAGGGAATCATGAGGCGTCGGCAATCTCGTGCAAAGGCTGTGCTTCAGAATAAATTGTCTAAAGCTCGAAAG CCATATATGCACTACTCTCGCCACCTACACGCAATGCGCCGACCAAGGGGTTGTGGTGGCCGGTTCCTGAATACCCGAGGCTCAGGCTCCGACAAAGACGACACTGCAACAAAGAAAGCCACTCAAGGACTGATGTCGAACCGTTCCTGTTCATCCGATAGTGGAACCTTGAACTCATCCAAGGGACCAACACATTCAGGGTCCTCAGAGGTCACTAGTATTTACTCAAGGAGAGACCTTGATCACCACTTCCTAATCGATCATCTTGGATTATCGGTCCACTCTATCTCATCGATGATCAATAATCAACGTGGAGGCACGATTACAGTTGCAACGGCAGACAACTGTTGCAACCTAAAAGTTTGA